AAACACGTGGTGGTGGGAACTTTGCCGGAAATTTTGGCTAATCCCCACCCGCAGATACAGCAATATTTCAGCGGCGTGCGTGCGCAAACCCTGATGAGGAAACCGTGATGGAACGTGATGCGCATTATTTGTTGGTTGGCTTATTCACGCTGGTGATCGCCGTTGCAGGGTTTCTTTTCGCAGGCTTGTTCTACGATAAGCCTGCCGAGGTGACTGTGACGTATGACATTCATTTTGATACGCCGGTGGAAGGTTTGCAGCGTGGCAGTGAAGTGCGTTACATGGGAATAAAAATGGGCGAAGTATCCGACGTGTTTTTGTTGCCTGATAATTCTGCGCGTGTGGCCGTGCGTGTGAAGCTGGAAACCCGCACGCCAGTGAATGCGGCAACCGTTGCCACCTTGCGCCAACAAGGTTTGACGGGGGTGCCGTTTGTGAATCTGGCGCAGGATGATGTTGTGCCCGCCAACACCTTAACGTTGGATGCTGGGCAGGAATTCCCCGTGATTCCGACCAAACCGACGGAACTGGATGCTTTGGTGCAAAAATTGCCGGATTTGGAAAAGAATTTGTCGGTGTTGCTGAGTGCCGCGAATGAAGTTTTAAGTGCTGATAACCGTCAACATTTTGCTGGCGTACTTACCAACTTGGATGCGGCCACCACCAAGATTCCCGAACTGATCGCGAACTTGAATCAAGTCAGCCACGAACTTGGTGCGTTGGTCACGAGCGTGGAGAGTGCAGTCAAGCAGTCAGAAAAGGGTTTGGCAGGCAATATGCAGGCGTTGCAGACCACCCTGACATCGCTTGCGCAAACTTCGCAGCGGGTGGATACCTTGGCAAAAGACCTCGATCGCGTGGTGGTGAATAACGAAGGACGCTTGAATGAGTTGTTGGGCGAAGGGGGTGAAAACCTCAAGCAATTACTGGAAGAATCACGCCGGACAGCGGTGTCGGTGCGCCAGTTGAGCGATGCGTTGGAGCAAAATCCTTCGCAGCTTATTTATCAGCCTGTGCCACAGGGAACGGAGTTGCCACGATGAATCATTGGGTGTTTGTGTTGTTATTGGTGTTGTTGTCCGCGTGTTCTGTGCCGTTGAAAAGTGATTTGCCGGTTGAGCAAACTTACCGTTTAGCGCCGTCGGTTGCTACGGCATCGCAGCGGCTTGCCGTTAATCTGTATGTGCCGAAAGTGATGGTCAGCCCTGCATTGGATAGTGAGCGGATTGTGTTGATCAAATCGCCCTTGCAGCAGGATTTTATTGCGCAGAGCCGTTGGCCGGATGATTTGTCGGTTTATTTGCACGCGGTGATACTGGACGCTTTGGCGCGTAGTGACGGTTTTCAAGCCGTTTCCGAGCAAATGTTGGGTCAGGAGGGCAATTACAAATTGCTGCTGCGGGTTGCTGATTTTCAGGCGGAATACCCCAAGGATGCTAAGGACGATGCAGCGGTGGAAGTCGTGATGGACGCTTCTCTGGTACGGGTGACGGATCAGCATTTGCTGGGTCAGCACCGCTATGCTGTCCGCAAAGACGCTGTGCCAGTCAGCACAGGCAAAATTGTCGAAGCCTTGAATCAGGCGTTGGGTGAGGTGATTGCGGCATTGGTGGCGGATTTACAAAAGGATTTGTAAGGCATCCTGCATGGCTTGCGGGTTGACGGGGTAGGTAAGCACAGCGTGAATGGGAAATAATTCCAACAACTTCTCCACGTATGGCGCTTCATTCGGAGGGACTAAAACAATCACGTTGGTATGCGGTGAAAAACGCTGCAAGGCGCGTAGGGTGACATCCAAATTGCACACATTCGCGCCCGCGTAGTTGTTGCCAAAGCCGTAGATAAATTCGCCGACCAGAAAATCCGGCGGCTGTTGTTGCAGCGCTTTGTGCAGCTTGCGAGCGGCAGTGAAACGTTGTTCCGCGATGCCAAGTTGCTGATACAACACACTGAAGTTGGGGTGCATCGGTGATTCGATCAAAGAAAAAAGTGTTCGCATAGTCCCGCCAAAATAATCCTGTCACTGCCAATTATCGCACGATAGGGCATAATGTCTGCAATCTTGCAACACACTGAAAACAACATGGCAAACAATCACCTTATTCCACGCCACCGCACTGTTCCTGTGAAGGTGGGCAATGTCACCGTCGGCGGCGAATTCCCCGTCGTGGTGCAATCCATGACCAACACCGATACGGCGGATGCGGTGCGTACAGCGGCGCAATGTGCCGAATTATTCCGCGCTGGCTCGGAGTTGGTACGCATTACCGTGAATTCGCTGGAAGCCGCGCAAGCCGTCCCCGAAGTGCGCGAACGCCTCGATAAAATGGGTTGTGATGTACCACTGATTGGCGATTTCCATTTCAACGGGCACAAGCTGCTCACCGCCGTTCCCGAATGTGCGCAAGCCCTCGCCAAATACCGCATTAACCCCGGCAATGTTGGGCGTGGCAAAAAGCGTGACGAACAATTTGCGCAAATGATCGAATTCGCCTGCCGTTACGACAAGCCGGTGCGCATTGGCGTGAATTGGGGGTCGCTCGATCAGGAATTGCTGGC
The DNA window shown above is from Candidatus Thiothrix sulfatifontis and carries:
- a CDS encoding MlaD family protein, with translation MERDAHYLLVGLFTLVIAVAGFLFAGLFYDKPAEVTVTYDIHFDTPVEGLQRGSEVRYMGIKMGEVSDVFLLPDNSARVAVRVKLETRTPVNAATVATLRQQGLTGVPFVNLAQDDVVPANTLTLDAGQEFPVIPTKPTELDALVQKLPDLEKNLSVLLSAANEVLSADNRQHFAGVLTNLDAATTKIPELIANLNQVSHELGALVTSVESAVKQSEKGLAGNMQALQTTLTSLAQTSQRVDTLAKDLDRVVVNNEGRLNELLGEGGENLKQLLEESRRTAVSVRQLSDALEQNPSQLIYQPVPQGTELPR
- a CDS encoding ABC-type transport auxiliary lipoprotein family protein → MNHWVFVLLLVLLSACSVPLKSDLPVEQTYRLAPSVATASQRLAVNLYVPKVMVSPALDSERIVLIKSPLQQDFIAQSRWPDDLSVYLHAVILDALARSDGFQAVSEQMLGQEGNYKLLLRVADFQAEYPKDAKDDAAVEVVMDASLVRVTDQHLLGQHRYAVRKDAVPVSTGKIVEALNQALGEVIAALVADLQKDL